The sequence CAATGAACGGGTCGCTGCCGCCCAATTCCAGCACGGTGTGTTTGACCTCGTCGCCGGCGATGGCCGCGACAGAACGCCCGGCGGGCTCGCTGCCGGTCAAGGTTGCCGCCGCCACCCGCGGGTCGCGCAACACCCGCTCGACAGCACCCGAGGAGATCAGCAGGGTCTGGAAGCAGCCATCAGGGAAACCGGCGCGGGTCAACAGGTCGGCGAGGTACAACGCGGTCTGCGGAACGTTCGAGGCGTGTTTGAGCAGGCCCACGTTGCCGGCCATCAGGGCGGGGGCGGCGAACCGCACCGCCTGCCAGAGCGGGAAGTTCCACGGCATCACCGCCAGCACCACCCCGAGCGGCTGATAGCGGGCGAACGCTTTGGACGCGTTGACCTTCGATGCGTCGGCGACCTCGTCAGCCAGCAACTGTTCACTGTGGTCGGCGTAGTACCGGAAGCCCTTGACGCACTTGAGCGCTTCCGCTTTGGCCGAGGTCAAGGTCTTGCCCATCTCGAGGGTCATCATGGCGGCGACCTCGTCGGCTTCGGTCTCCAGCAGATCGGCCGCGGCGTGCATCCATCTGGCACGCTGAGCGAAATCGGTGCGACGGTATTCGACGAAGCGATTCGCCGCGCGGGTGATCGCGGCATCGACTTCCGCGTCGCTGGCGGCGGTGAACGTCTTGACCGTCTCGCCGGTGGCGGGGTTGGTCGTGGCTATGGGTGTTGCGGGCACGCGGACCTCCTTGTCAAGCGCTGCGGTGGGAGAGTGCATGTCCAGCCTGCCACCATCGAACCGCGTAGGCTCGCGACGAGCCAGCGTCAGTACATCGATACGGGAGTTGCCCGATGCGTTTCAACCCACCGCCCAACTGGCCGCCCGCGCCACCTGGCTGGGCACCGGACGCCAACTGGGCGCCTGACCCGACGTGGCCGCCCCCGCCCCCGGGGTGGCCGCTGTGGGTGGAGGACGACGCGGCCGGCGTGGCCCCCGGGGGCTACCCGCCCTATGGTGCGCCGTGGCCGGTTCCGGGGCCTGAGCCCAGGTCACGCAAGGTGTTGTGGCTGTCGCTGGCCGCGGCCGCGGTGGCGGTTGTGGTGGTCGTCGGCCTGGTACTGAGCCTCGGCGGCCGGCTCACGGCAGAGGACAAGCCGTCTCGCAAGCCTGACATCACCAACCTGACTTCGGAGATGCTGGTGGAGCGGTCCTCCTTCCCGGACTCGTCCGGCGGAAAGTGGATCAGCGGGGTGAACAGTGCCGGCGACGCGCCCTCGGACATGCCCAATCTGACGGTCGACCCGCCCGAATGCGCCGACTTCTACTCCAGTCCCGCGTCCGCCACGCAGACGGCGACGGCGACGTTGGCCAAGCTGCAGCCCGGCGGCCTGCACACGATGCGC is a genomic window of Mycolicibacter heraklionensis containing:
- a CDS encoding NADP-dependent succinic semialdehyde dehydrogenase — encoded protein: MPATPIATTNPATGETVKTFTAASDAEVDAAITRAANRFVEYRRTDFAQRARWMHAAADLLETEADEVAAMMTLEMGKTLTSAKAEALKCVKGFRYYADHSEQLLADEVADASKVNASKAFARYQPLGVVLAVMPWNFPLWQAVRFAAPALMAGNVGLLKHASNVPQTALYLADLLTRAGFPDGCFQTLLISSGAVERVLRDPRVAAATLTGSEPAGRSVAAIAGDEVKHTVLELGGSDPFIVMPSADLEAAVRTAVTARVQNNGQSCIAAKRFIVHTDIYDDFVTQFVSQMSALRVGDPTDRDTDVGPLATEAGRDEVAQQVDAAAAAGAVIRCGGKRLDRPGWFYPPTVITDISRDMAIFTEEVFGPVASVYRAADIDEAIEIANASPFGLGSNAWTRDEAEISRFADEIEAGQVFINGMTVSYPELPFGGIKRSGYGRELSGHGIREFCNLKTVWVA